The following DNA comes from Agromyces mangrovi.
GCGTGCCACGAAGGTCGCGTGCTACGTTCGCCGCGCACGCCGATCTGAGGGAAGCCGATGCCCACGTCCGCTCGCACCACCCGCACGCCCGTCTCGCATCTGCTCGCGCACGCGGCCGGCGCGGCGCTGCTCGTGAACGCCGTGCCGCACGGGGTGCACGGGCTGTCGGGCAACAAGTTCCAGAGCCCGTTCGGGCGCCCGCCCGGCGTGGGCGAGTCGTCGCCCGAGACGAACGTCGTGTGGAGCGGCGCGAACGCGATCGGCGGCGCCGCCCTCCTGTTCGGGGTCGGGCGGTTCCGCTTCGGCGCCAACGCCGACACCGTGGTGACGTTGGCGAGCGCGTGGGCCGCCGGCATCGCGATCTCCCACTACTTCGCCGGCGTGCGCGGGACGCGCTGACCAGCGGCATCCGCCCCCACCCGCCCGTGCACCGGCCGCCCGAATCGCACCGGCCCGCCCAAATCACACGGGCCCGTGCTGCAACCCGGGCCACTGTCCACTCGACGGGCCGGCGTGATCGGCACGTGCCCGAAACGCACGTCTCGCTGAACCGCGGGGCCACCCCGAATCGCACCGTCTTGCGGGAGCACTCGACTCGCACCGGCCCGCCCAAATCGCACCGGCACGTGCTGCAGCGCGGGCCGATGTCCGTTCGACGGGCCCGCGCGATCGGCACGCGCTGCGGCACCGTGCGGCGCGGAGGCGCGGGTGGGAACGATCGGCACCGGTGCACCATCGTTCGGGCGCGGCGGCGCCAGCGCGAGCGACCGGGCACGTGCCGGGTGAGCCCGCCGCCGACGTAGGCTGGGCGAATGCGGATCGTGGTGCTCGCCGGAGGAGTCGGGGGCGCGAAGTACACGCGCGGGCTGCGCGAGGAGTGCATCCGCCGCTGGCCCGACGGCGAGGGCGGCACGACCGCCGAGATCGACGTCATCGTGAACACGGCCGACGACCTCTGGCTCGCGGGGCTGCGCCTGATGCCCGACTTCGACTCGCTGCTCTACGCGCTCGCGGGCGTGAACGACGAGATCCGCGGCTGGGGTCGCGCCGGCGAGACCGAGCGGGTCAGCGACGAGCTCGCCGCGTGGGGCGCGGGCTGGCCGTGGTTCACCCTCGGCGACCTCGACCTGGGCACGCACATCGCCCGAACCTCGTGGCTGCGCGACGGCATGACTCCGACGCAGGTCGCCGAGCGCCTCCAGCAGCGCTGGACGCTCGGCGCACGCCTGCACCCCGTCACCGACCACGAGATCGACACGCAGGTGCTCGTCGACGACCCCGAGGCGCCCGCGGGCACCCGCGAGATGCACTTCCAGGAGTGGTGGACGCGGCATCGCGCGACGATGCGCGCCCGGTCGTTCCGCCAGCTCGACATCGAGGTCGCGCGCCCCGCCCCCGGCGTGCTCGAGACCCTCGCGAACGCCGACCTCATCATGCTCGCCCCGTCGAACCCGGTGGTCTCGATCGGCCCGATCCTCGGCGTTCCCGGCGTGCGCGACGCCGTCACCGCGGCATCCGCCCCCGTCGTCGGCGTCTCGCCGATCATCGCCGGCTCGGTCGTGCGCGGCATGGCCGACGCGTGCCTCACGGCGATCGGGGTGGCGACGGATGCCGCTGCGGTCGCGCGTCACTACGGCGCCGCCTCGCACGGCGGCCTGCTCGACGCGTGGCTGGTCGACGAGACGGATGCCTCGAGCACCTCGTCGCTCGTCTCGGCGGGCATCCGCACGGCCGCGGTGCCGCTCTGGATGCACGACGTCGACACGTCGGCGACGCTCGCGGGCGACGCGATCGACCTCGCGCTGCGCTGACCCGGGGCATCCGCTCGCCGCCCCGGCCAGCGGAGAACGTCAGGGGATGTAGTCGACGTGCCCGTGCGGCGCGACGTCGGCGCGGTACCGCTCCACCAGGTCGCGCCAGCCGAAGCCGTCGCCGAACTCGTGCGTGTGCGCCGCCTCGATGAAGTGCCAGAGCAGGTACGGGTGGGCGCCGAGCGCGTAGAGGGCGGCGTGGTCGACCGCGGCGAACGCGTCGCGCTCCTCGGGCGTGAGCACCCGGTCGTCCGTCGGGAGGTCCGGCGTGCCGCCGCCCGCGAGCCACTCGTCGACGAAGCCGGCCGGGTCGGCGACGTAGCGCGAGACGGCGTCGTCGCTCATCTCGACGGCGCGCATGAACTTGTCGATCATGTACTTCGTCATGCCGGCTTCCTCCACATGAAGAACGGGCTGGACGCGAAACGCGACTCGGTTGCCTCGGCCAGGTCGGCGGGCCGGCCGCCCATCGCGGCGAGCGCCGTGATGACGTTCACGTACTGGTAGGTCACGTTGCCGGCGGCCATGACGCGATCGAAGCGGCATCCGTCCACCGCGCCCTCGAGGTCGCCGTCGCGCATCCAGGCGACGGCGTCGGCGTCGAACTCGGGGTCGGGCGAGCCGGCGAACTGCCTCGGGCCGCCGACGTCGGTCGCCATGTGGCCCGAGGTGATGAGGGCGACGCGCGCGTCGGACTCCCAGGCGGCGATCGTCTCGCGCAGGTGCTCGCCGAGCACCGCGAACCGGCGCGGCGAGGGCAGCGGCGGCAGGGTCGCGTTGGTGTGGATCGGCACGATCGGCAGGTCGAGCTCGGGCCGCAGGTACTGCAGCGGGATCACGAAGCCGTGGTCGAGTCGCCACTCGTGGCTGACGGCGAAGTCGATCGCCTCGGGCAGCAGCTCGCGGCCGGCGATGGCCTCGGCGAGCTCCGGATGCCCCGTCAGCTCGACGTACTCCATGCCGAACGTGCGGACCTCGTTCTCGTAGGTGCCGTGGTACTGCGCGGCCTTGCCGACGACGAACGCGGGGGCGTGGTCGAAGAAGAACTGGCGGATGTGGTCGGTGCCGACGACGACGAGCACGTCGACGCCGAGCTCGCGGATGGTCTCGCGGATGCGAGCGAAGTTGCCCGCGACCGCGGCGAGGTCGTCGGGCATCGGGTCGCGCATCGCCCGCCAGAGCAGCGGGTTGTGCGGCGTCGCCGCCGCCATCACGAGTTCGGCCATGCGTGCCGCCTTCCGTCGGGGTCGAGTGCGGGGTCGAATTCTGGTTCGAGGGGCGATCGGATGCCGCGACCGGCGGTGGACGGAACCCCCGGCGCGGCACCCGGTCAGAGCCCGAACAGGGTCCGGGCGTTGTCCAGCAGGATCTTCTGCCTGGACGTCTCCTTGAGTCCGAGGTCGTCGAACTCGCGCATCCAGCGATCGGCCGTCATGACCGGCCAGTCCGACCCGAACAGCACCCGGTCGGTGATGAGCGAGTCCGCGTAGCGCACGACCTCCGGGGGCAGGTACTTCGGCGCCCAGCCGGAGAGGTCGAGGTAGACGTTCGACTTGTGCCAGACCATCGCGAGGTTCTCGAGGTGCCACGGCCACGCGGGGTGCGCGCTGATGATCTTGAGCTCGGGGAACTCGGCGGCGACGTCGTCGATGTAGGGCACCGGCCGGGCGTTCTCGAGCCGGTACCCGCCGCCGCCGGGCGTGCCCGCGCCGGCCCCCGGGAAGCCGGAGTGGAACATGACCACGAGCCCGAGCTCGGCGCAGGTCTCCCAGATGGGGAAGAACCGGCGGTCGTTCGGCAGGAACTTCTGGCGGGCCGGGTTGAGCTCGCCGACACCCTTGATGCCGTACTCGGCGTGCATGCGGCGGATCTCGGCGATCGCGGCCTCGCCCTTCCACGGGTCGATGCCCGCGAAGGCGAGGAAGACGTCGGGGTGGTCGGCCTGTGCCCGGCCGAGCAGGTCGTTCGGCGCGCCCGGGATGCCCGACGTCGTCTCGGAATCGGAGTTGACGATGACCGCCATCATGCGCCGGTCGCGGTACTGGTCGGCCTGCTCGGCGAACGAGACCACGGGCCGCTCGCGTCCGAAGTGCTTGGCCATCTGGGTGTGGCGCGACCCCATCGCGGCGAGGAACTCCTCGGTCTGCGGGTGGGTGTGCGCGTCGATGGCGACGAGGTCGTCGGGGATGCTCATGCGCGGGCTCCTTCGGTACGCGGCCGGGTGAGTGCCTCGGTGTCGGCGCCGAGCAGCGGCGCGGCGTGGAGTGCTGGGCGGCCGCTGCGGTGGAACCGCGTGCTCGGCGCGGGCACGCGTACGGTGCCGCCGGCCGGGCTCGCGATCTCCTCGACCAGTCCCATCGCGGCGACCTGCGGGTCGTCGAACAGGTCGGCCACGGTGTTCAGCGGGCCGTGTGGGATGTCATGGGCCGCGAGCCGCTGCATCCAGTGCTCCCTGGGCTTCGCGGCCGTGATGGCCTTGAGTTCCACATCGAGCTCGTCGTAGTTGCGCACGCGGCCCTCGCGGGTCGCGAACCGCGGGTCGTCGGCGAGGTCGGGGCGCTCGAGCACGTCGAGCAGGCCGGTCCAGAACTTCTCGGGCACCGACATGTGGATGACGAACGCCTTCCCGTCGGAGCCGACGCACGCGTACGCCTGCGCGCGCCGGGGGCGGGAGTCGGGCGCCGCGACCTGACCGGTCTCGAGGTAGGTCGACGCGGCCTCGGTCACGAAGTCGATGAGGGAGCCGACCATCGAGACCTCGAGGTGCTCGCCCTCGCCGCGCGCCTCGCGGGCGTGCAGTGCCGCGAGAACGGCCTGCGCGGCCGACATGCCCGACAGCAGGTCGGAGAACGCCGGCCCGAGCGGGCGCAGCACGCTGTCGGGCACGACCTGGCTGTACATGCCGCCGACCGCCGAGATGACGGTGTCGTACGCCGGGCGCCTCGCGTACGGGCCCTCGGGTCCGAAGCCCGTGATGGCGCACGAGATGAGCCGCGGGTTGCGGGCGCGCAGCACCTCGGGGCCGAAGCCGAGGCGCTCGGCGACCCCCGGGCGGAAGTTCTCGATCAGCACGTCGGCGTCCTCGGCCAGTTCGAGCAGGCGCTCCAGGCCCTCCGGATCCTTCAGGTCGAGCACGACCCCGCGCTTGCCGCGGTTGTAGGCGGCGAACTGCGGGCTGTACGTGCCGCTGCCCTCCCACCGGCGCATCGGGTCGCCGTCGGGCGACTCGACCTTGATCACGTCGGCGCCCAGGTCGGCCAGCAGCTTCGCCGCGTACGGGCCCGAGATGTACTGGCCGAGCTCGATCACGCGCACGCCGGCGAGCGGCCCGCGGGCGTCGTCGGTCGGCCGGGAGTGGTCGGTCATCGGGTCTGCTCCTGTTCGTGTTCGGTGCGCAGCTCGGCCGGGCGCTCGTCGAGCACGGCGCGTCCGTTGTGCTCCAGCATGAGGTGCACGGGCACCGCACGCGACATGAGTGCGCTGATCGGGCAGCACGCAACCGCCTCGCGGAGCATGCCCACGGCAGCGGCATCCGTCGCCGAGTCCTCGACGCGCACGTCGAGCACGAACCACTGCGGATGCTGCGGTGCGTCGCCCACCCCGAGCTCGCCGCGCGTGTCGAGCAGGGTGCGCACGTCGAGGTCGAGACGGAGCACGGCGACGTCGCGCGCCGACCAGGTCTTGGCCGCCCAGCCGAGCACGCAGAACGCGATCCCGCTCAGCAGGTAGCGCATGGGGCTGGGCGCGGAGCCCGCGCCGCCGCGGTCGGGCGCCTCGTCGGCGCGGAACTCGACGTCGGTGCCGTACTGCGTGAACCGGGAGACGGCCGTGACATCGCGCTCGAGCGAGGCCGACACCCAGGGGCGCACGAGGCCCGCGTCGGCATCCTTCCACAGCCGCTCCGACGAGCGGTGCATCGAGGCGCGCAGCGCCTGTCGGTCGACGATGGGCTCGGGGGCATCCGTGTCCCGACGGCCCGGTGCGGCGGTGCGCTCAGGCGACATCGACGATCACCTTCCCCGTGCGGTGCTCGCCGAACTCGCGGTATGCGTCGGCGATGCGGTCGAGTGGATAGCGGCGCGCGATCGGCGGCCGCACGACCCCGTCGGCGACGAGGTCGATGCCCCGGCGCACTTGGGCGTGGTCGGCGCTCGCCACGCCGATGAGACGCAGGCGGCGGAGGTAGAAGGCCCGCGCGTCGAGCTCGAGCGAGGTCTCGACGGAGGCCGAGCAGAAGACGGCGCGGCCGCCCCAGCGGAGGGCGCCCACGCCCGCGGCCAGCATGCCGGCGTGGCCGCTCACGTCGAGGGCGACGTCGACCCCCTCGGGCAGCGCACGGGCGAGTTCGGCGGCGAGGTCGTCGGGCGACGACGCCCGCAGCGTGGTCACGTCTGGTCCGACCTCGAGCGGCTGCCGCGACGCGGCGACCACCTCGGCGCCCAGGTGTCGCGCGAGCTGCACGGCGACCTGGCCGAGCGTGCCGCTCGCGCCGGTGACGAGCACCCGCTCGCCCGCAGCGACGCCGGCCGTCTCGAGCGCGTTCAGCACGATCGGCACGCTGTGCACGGCCGCCGACGCGGTGGCCGCGTCGAGATCGCGCCGGTCGGCCGCGTTGCGCTCGGGCACCGTCACGAGCTCGGCGGCGCCGCCGTCGCGGTGTCCGCCGATCACGGTCTGCGCGGGGCAGTCGGCCTCGCGACCCCGCGCGCACCACGCGCAGGCACCGCACGGCACGTTGGGCTTCACGACGACCCGCTCGCCGACGCGGGCGGGGTCGACACCGGCTCCCACGGCCACGATCGTTCCGGCCGGGTCGAGGCCCAGCGTGCGCGGGAGCCGCACCGCCGCCCCCGGGCCGACGCCCGCGATGAGGTTCAGGTCGAGCTGGTTGACCCCGACGGTCTCGACGGCCACGAGCACATCGCCCGCTGCGGGCTCGGGCGCGGCGACGTCGTCCACCCGCAGGCCGTCGAGGCGGTGCGCGGTGAGGCGGGCCGCTCGAACCATGTCGTCTCGCCTCCTCGGGTGGGAGCCGTCGGCGGCCCCGCGTTTCGTCGTCTTGGATACTGTATCCAGAATCACCCGGACCTGTCCACGGTCATTCGACGATACGTGCCCAGGTAACGACCGCGTTGCGAGTCTCGGTGCATCCGTAGACACCCTCCACCACTTTGGATACAGTATCCGCAATTCGCGGGAGGCCTTCTGCACAGCGGGAAGCCGACCGTGAGGAACCCGCCGAGAATGGAGAAAGTCATGCGCAATTCCAGAGCACGGTACGGCCTCATGCTGGCCGCGGGGGTCTCCGCCCTCGCGCTGCTGGCGGGCTGTGCGGCGACCGACACGGCCACGGGATCCGACGAACCCGTCGAGATCGCCGACGGCGAGCCCGGTCCCGCCGAGGACACCGAGATCACGGTGGCCATCCCCTTCCCCGACATCACGATGTACTCGATGTACGTCCTCGCCACCGACCTCGGGTACTACGAGGAGGAGGGCCTCACGGTCGAGGTGATCACGGCCGACAACGTCACCGCCGCGGTGGCCTCGGGCAGCGCCGACATCGGCGTCGAGAGCACCGGCACCGTGATCGAGGCGATCCGCGGCGGCGTCGAGGTCGAGCTCGTGAGCGGCCACTACTGCCGCCAGAACTTCGACTTCGCCGTGCAGGACGGCATCACCTCGGTCGACCAGCTCGAGGGCACCTCGGTGGTGCTCGCCGGCACGCCCGGCGACCCCGCGGAGTTCCAGCGCGCGCTGGTGCTGCAGGAGGAGGGCTGGGACCTCGACACGGTGAACGTCGAGGTCGTCTACCCGGGCCCCGGCTCCGAGTCGTGGACCGAGTTCTTCGTGAACGACCGCATCACGCTGCAGCCGTTCTACGGCGACGACCTGCCGGCGCTCGAGGCGCACGACGCGAACATCATCGTCGAGTCGCTGCGCAACTGGGCGAACGACGTGCAGATCGCCGGCGACGGCTGGATCGAGGAGAACCCGAACACGCTCGTGCGCTTCCTGCGCGCGACGATCAAGGCGACGCAGTACCTCACCGCGCCGGCTCCGGGCGAGTTCCCCGAGAACGTCGACAGCGTGCTCGACATCTACGAGGCCAACGACTTCGACGTCGCCGACCTCCGCGAGAACGAGACGCCGTGGGTGCTCGACGGGCACCTGGCCTGCGACAACCTCTACTTCGACGCCGCGGCGTGGGACGAGACGGTCGAGACGCAGTCGCTCCAGCCGATCGAGTTCGACGACGCACAGCTCGCGTACCTGCTGAAGGCGCAGGAACTGCTCGGCATCGACAACGCCGGACCGGAGACGCTGCCCTACCCCTGAGTCGGGCCGTATCCTCGAAGCGCCCCCACCGCAGCGCATGACGGTGGGGGCGCTTCGCTGTGCACGGGAGTGTTCCGTGCGCATTCGAGGGCGAGCGGATGCCCCTGGCGCGCGCCCATGGTCGGCCGGCGCACCCGGTCGGCGCAGTGTCCCGGGATCCGCGCCGGCCAGCCGCCGCCATTGCGGCCAGCCATGCGGCTGGCCGCGGCGCAGACTGGCCGCAGCGGATCTCGCCGGGAGCAGGTCGCGCTCGTGCGAGGCATCCGCCCGCCCTGGCCCTAGCCCCGCCCGGGCACGCGAGAAGCCGGCCCCCGTCTACTGCGCATGAAACGGGGGCCGGCGGTCTTCTCGCGGGGCGCCTACTCCTTCGACGGCAGCGCCGCGATGGCCTCGATCTCGAACAGGTAGTCGGGGTTGGCGAAGCCCGCGACCTGCACGAGCGTCGACACGGGGAAGTCGTGCGTGAAGAACCGCGCGCGCACCTCCCGCAGCTCGTCGCGCATGAGCCGGAAGTCCTCGCCCAGGTAGACGTTGACCTTGACGATGTCGGCCATGCTGCCGCCCGCCGACTCGAGCACGCGGCGGAGGTTGTCGAACGCGACCTCGGCCTGCTCGACCGCGCCCGTCGGCATGGTGCCGTCGAGCCGGTAGCCGATGATGCCGCTCACGAACAGCAGGTCGCCGCCCGAGACCCGGATGGCCTGGCTGAAGTCGGCCGTGGGCGGGTAGACGCCCTGCGGCACGATGATCTCCTTCTGCATCCGCACTCCCTTCCGCGGGCCGCCCGTCAGGACGCGCCCATGATCTGCCGGTCGTCGTACCAGGGCGCGAGGCGCTTGCGCAGCGCCGCGATGAGCACGAGCGTGAGGTTCGCGATGATCACCATGACGATGACCATGGCGATCGCCTCGTCCATCTGGAACTGGTAGGCGGCGTACTCGAGCATGTGGCCGAGGCCGCCGGTGCCGCCGAGGAACTCGCCGAGCACCTCGCCCGTGAACCCGAGGGCCGCACCGCGCTGGATGCCCGCGAGGGAATACGGCAGCGTCGCCGGGAAGATCACCTTCCAGCCGAGCGCGACGCCGTTGACCCCGTAGACGCGGCCGGCGTTCACGAGCGAATCGCTCACCGTGACGGCGCCCTCCATCGTGTTGAGGATGATCGGGAACACCGCGAGCAGGAACACCAGCGCGATCTTCGACTCGTTGCCGAGCCCGAGCACGAGGATGAACAGCGGCGCGAGCGCGACCTTCGGCGTCGAGTAGAGCAGCCAGAGGAACGGCGCGACCGTGAACCGCAGCACGGGCGACCAGCCGACCGCGAGGCCGACGGTGACGCCGACGACCACGGCCATCAGCAGCCCGATGACGAGGTTCT
Coding sequences within:
- the cofD gene encoding 2-phospho-L-lactate transferase is translated as MRIVVLAGGVGGAKYTRGLREECIRRWPDGEGGTTAEIDVIVNTADDLWLAGLRLMPDFDSLLYALAGVNDEIRGWGRAGETERVSDELAAWGAGWPWFTLGDLDLGTHIARTSWLRDGMTPTQVAERLQQRWTLGARLHPVTDHEIDTQVLVDDPEAPAGTREMHFQEWWTRHRATMRARSFRQLDIEVARPAPGVLETLANADLIMLAPSNPVVSIGPILGVPGVRDAVTAASAPVVGVSPIIAGSVVRGMADACLTAIGVATDAAAVARHYGAASHGGLLDAWLVDETDASSTSSLVSAGIRTAAVPLWMHDVDTSATLAGDAIDLALR
- a CDS encoding amidohydrolase family protein, whose amino-acid sequence is MSIPDDLVAIDAHTHPQTEEFLAAMGSRHTQMAKHFGRERPVVSFAEQADQYRDRRMMAVIVNSDSETTSGIPGAPNDLLGRAQADHPDVFLAFAGIDPWKGEAAIAEIRRMHAEYGIKGVGELNPARQKFLPNDRRFFPIWETCAELGLVVMFHSGFPGAGAGTPGGGGYRLENARPVPYIDDVAAEFPELKIISAHPAWPWHLENLAMVWHKSNVYLDLSGWAPKYLPPEVVRYADSLITDRVLFGSDWPVMTADRWMREFDDLGLKETSRQKILLDNARTLFGL
- a CDS encoding CaiB/BaiF CoA transferase family protein, with the translated sequence MTDHSRPTDDARGPLAGVRVIELGQYISGPYAAKLLADLGADVIKVESPDGDPMRRWEGSGTYSPQFAAYNRGKRGVVLDLKDPEGLERLLELAEDADVLIENFRPGVAERLGFGPEVLRARNPRLISCAITGFGPEGPYARRPAYDTVISAVGGMYSQVVPDSVLRPLGPAFSDLLSGMSAAQAVLAALHAREARGEGEHLEVSMVGSLIDFVTEAASTYLETGQVAAPDSRPRRAQAYACVGSDGKAFVIHMSVPEKFWTGLLDVLERPDLADDPRFATREGRVRNYDELDVELKAITAAKPREHWMQRLAAHDIPHGPLNTVADLFDDPQVAAMGLVEEIASPAGGTVRVPAPSTRFHRSGRPALHAAPLLGADTEALTRPRTEGARA
- a CDS encoding OsmC family protein, coding for MSPERTAAPGRRDTDAPEPIVDRQALRASMHRSSERLWKDADAGLVRPWVSASLERDVTAVSRFTQYGTDVEFRADEAPDRGGAGSAPSPMRYLLSGIAFCVLGWAAKTWSARDVAVLRLDLDVRTLLDTRGELGVGDAPQHPQWFVLDVRVEDSATDAAAVGMLREAVACCPISALMSRAVPVHLMLEHNGRAVLDERPAELRTEHEQEQTR
- a CDS encoding alcohol dehydrogenase catalytic domain-containing protein, coding for MVRAARLTAHRLDGLRVDDVAAPEPAAGDVLVAVETVGVNQLDLNLIAGVGPGAAVRLPRTLGLDPAGTIVAVGAGVDPARVGERVVVKPNVPCGACAWCARGREADCPAQTVIGGHRDGGAAELVTVPERNAADRRDLDAATASAAVHSVPIVLNALETAGVAAGERVLVTGASGTLGQVAVQLARHLGAEVVAASRQPLEVGPDVTTLRASSPDDLAAELARALPEGVDVALDVSGHAGMLAAGVGALRWGGRAVFCSASVETSLELDARAFYLRRLRLIGVASADHAQVRRGIDLVADGVVRPPIARRYPLDRIADAYREFGEHRTGKVIVDVA
- a CDS encoding ABC transporter substrate-binding protein, coding for MRNSRARYGLMLAAGVSALALLAGCAATDTATGSDEPVEIADGEPGPAEDTEITVAIPFPDITMYSMYVLATDLGYYEEEGLTVEVITADNVTAAVASGSADIGVESTGTVIEAIRGGVEVELVSGHYCRQNFDFAVQDGITSVDQLEGTSVVLAGTPGDPAEFQRALVLQEEGWDLDTVNVEVVYPGPGSESWTEFFVNDRITLQPFYGDDLPALEAHDANIIVESLRNWANDVQIAGDGWIEENPNTLVRFLRATIKATQYLTAPAPGEFPENVDSVLDIYEANDFDVADLRENETPWVLDGHLACDNLYFDAAAWDETVETQSLQPIEFDDAQLAYLLKAQELLGIDNAGPETLPYP
- a CDS encoding RidA family protein: MQKEIIVPQGVYPPTADFSQAIRVSGGDLLFVSGIIGYRLDGTMPTGAVEQAEVAFDNLRRVLESAGGSMADIVKVNVYLGEDFRLMRDELREVRARFFTHDFPVSTLVQVAGFANPDYLFEIEAIAALPSKE
- a CDS encoding ABC transporter permease; its protein translation is MITTAPRVLRPRNLVGGEAKWRWLLLAVIAAILLVWEASVTWLQLVPAAFLPPPTAVFASFLQLLVDPEFWQAFVFSFQNLVIGLLMAVVVGVTVGLAVGWSPVLRFTVAPFLWLLYSTPKVALAPLFILVLGLGNESKIALVFLLAVFPIILNTMEGAVTVSDSLVNAGRVYGVNGVALGWKVIFPATLPYSLAGIQRGAALGFTGEVLGEFLGGTGGLGHMLEYAAYQFQMDEAIAMVIVMVIIANLTLVLIAALRKRLAPWYDDRQIMGAS